A genomic region of Catalinimonas niigatensis contains the following coding sequences:
- a CDS encoding DMT family transporter encodes MAAQVKHYVHLHFVVLVWGFTAILGLLISIPAVEIVLYRTLIATLALGLLLFVWKKHFRVGGRAILWIFLTGFLIGAHWILFFGAARVSTASVCLAGMATSSLWTSFIEPFFYRKKIKFYEVGLGVLAILGLYIIFRFEFNHALGLMMAIASALLASLFTVINSKFTKQYHHYTITFYEMGGAFAFTLIFLPFYASFISEGGVIYWQPSSMDWLYLVILALVCTVYAYSASVELMKNISAYAVNLTTNMEPVYGILLALLFLGDKEKMAPGFYIGTGIILASVLTYPMIRRYQRRKAARTELTHG; translated from the coding sequence ATGGCTGCACAGGTTAAACATTATGTTCACCTCCATTTTGTAGTCTTGGTGTGGGGATTTACTGCAATATTAGGCTTATTAATATCTATTCCGGCAGTAGAAATTGTATTATATCGTACACTTATCGCTACACTTGCCCTCGGGTTGCTCTTATTCGTCTGGAAAAAGCACTTTAGAGTGGGAGGGAGAGCAATCTTATGGATTTTCCTCACAGGTTTCCTAATCGGTGCTCATTGGATTTTATTTTTTGGAGCAGCACGTGTATCTACCGCTTCTGTTTGCCTGGCAGGTATGGCTACTAGTTCTTTGTGGACGAGTTTTATAGAACCCTTTTTTTACCGGAAGAAGATAAAATTTTATGAAGTAGGATTGGGAGTATTGGCAATCTTAGGCCTATACATCATATTTCGTTTTGAGTTTAATCATGCATTGGGATTAATGATGGCAATTGCGTCCGCTTTGTTGGCTTCGCTATTCACCGTGATTAACAGTAAGTTTACCAAACAGTATCACCATTATACCATTACTTTTTATGAGATGGGCGGGGCATTTGCCTTTACACTAATATTTCTTCCTTTCTATGCTTCTTTTATCAGCGAAGGTGGGGTGATATACTGGCAGCCTTCATCTATGGATTGGCTTTATCTGGTTATTCTCGCACTGGTTTGCACTGTGTATGCTTATTCTGCTTCGGTTGAACTGATGAAAAACATTTCTGCCTATGCAGTGAACCTGACAACCAATATGGAACCAGTATATGGCATTTTGCTTGCCCTTCTTTTTTTAGGGGATAAGGAGAAGATGGCACCCGGGTTTTATATAGGTACAGGGATTATTCTGGCTTCCGTACTGACCTATCCTATGATCAGAAGATATCAAAGGAGAAAAGCAGCCAGGACGGAGTTAACTCATGGTTGA
- the topA gene encoding type I DNA topoisomerase codes for MPKNLVIVESPAKAKTIEGYLGKDYVVASSYGHIRDLPKDDKAIDIKNNFKPTYAVSSDKKEVIAQLKKLVKASDIVFLASDDDREGEAISWHLKEELKLKDESTRRIVFREITKTAILNAIQSPRKIDLDLVNAQQARRILDRLVGFELSPVLWKKIKRGLSAGRVQSVAVRLVVEREREIKDFETKSSYKVTAEFLVDQTSVLKAELPKRFDTEEEAQAFLEACLNAEFHIQKLEKKPVKKSPAPPFTTSTLQQEASRKLGFSVSQTMTLAQRLYEAGKISYMRTDSTNLSEEALEGASKEINANYGGKYLHKRTFKTKSESAQEAHEAIRPTDFSSKEAGKERNEQRLYELIWKRAIASQMADAEIERTIVTIAIDFKNSVKENLPSYLTATGEVIQFDGFLKVYIESTDDEENDEDRKGMLPPLKEGQKLVLDFMKARQGFSRHSPRYTEASLVKKLEEMGIGRPSTYAPTISTVQKRGYVLKEDRAGTERKYKELTLTKKDNKIDNQTLTEITGTEKKKLFPTDIAMVVNDFLTEYFENIIDYSFTARVEKEFDEIAQGKKEWVQMLDEFYTKFHSKVESSEQIDRSQVKNDRLLGEDPKTGLPVIARLGKFGPMVQLGEMDAEEKPKFASLRKGQFIETITLEEAMELFKLPREVGEYEGEAIVANIGRFGPYVRHKNLFASLPREEDPLSIDIDRAIELIDAKRKADAEKYIKVFDENADVQVLKGRYGPYIKAGKKNVKIPKDKEPSELTLEECLELAEKAPEKKGRAKGKAKK; via the coding sequence ATGCCCAAGAACTTAGTAATAGTTGAATCACCCGCAAAAGCGAAAACCATAGAAGGATATTTAGGAAAAGATTACGTTGTGGCCTCAAGCTACGGACATATACGCGATCTCCCAAAAGATGATAAGGCTATTGATATTAAAAATAATTTTAAACCAACTTATGCTGTTTCTTCTGATAAGAAGGAGGTAATTGCACAGTTAAAAAAATTAGTCAAAGCTTCTGACATTGTTTTTCTAGCCAGTGATGATGACCGTGAAGGTGAAGCCATATCATGGCACCTCAAAGAAGAACTTAAGCTGAAAGATGAAAGTACCCGCCGTATCGTTTTTAGAGAAATTACCAAAACAGCCATATTAAATGCCATTCAGTCTCCAAGAAAGATAGATCTGGACTTAGTCAATGCACAGCAGGCACGGCGTATATTAGACCGCCTGGTGGGCTTTGAGCTTTCACCCGTACTTTGGAAAAAAATCAAAAGAGGCCTCTCTGCCGGACGTGTACAATCGGTAGCTGTAAGGCTGGTGGTAGAGCGGGAACGTGAAATCAAAGATTTTGAAACGAAGTCTTCTTATAAGGTAACTGCTGAATTTCTGGTGGATCAAACCAGTGTGCTTAAGGCCGAACTTCCTAAGAGATTTGACACCGAAGAAGAAGCCCAGGCTTTCCTAGAAGCTTGCCTGAATGCGGAGTTTCATATTCAAAAGCTGGAAAAAAAGCCGGTAAAAAAATCGCCCGCTCCGCCCTTTACCACTTCTACCCTACAACAGGAAGCATCCCGTAAGTTGGGGTTTTCTGTTTCCCAGACCATGACGCTGGCACAGAGGCTTTATGAGGCCGGTAAAATCAGCTATATGCGTACTGACTCAACCAATCTTTCTGAAGAAGCACTAGAGGGTGCCTCCAAAGAAATCAATGCCAATTATGGAGGTAAATATCTGCACAAGCGGACTTTTAAGACCAAATCTGAGTCAGCACAGGAAGCACACGAAGCGATCAGACCTACTGATTTTTCTTCTAAAGAAGCTGGAAAGGAACGCAATGAGCAAAGACTCTATGAACTGATTTGGAAAAGAGCCATTGCTTCACAAATGGCTGACGCTGAGATAGAGAGAACCATCGTGACTATTGCCATTGATTTTAAAAATTCTGTGAAAGAAAACTTACCAAGCTATTTAACGGCTACGGGTGAAGTGATCCAATTTGACGGTTTTTTGAAAGTTTATATTGAATCAACGGATGATGAAGAAAACGATGAGGATCGTAAAGGTATGTTGCCTCCGCTCAAGGAAGGGCAAAAACTAGTTTTGGATTTTATGAAAGCACGCCAGGGTTTCTCCCGTCATTCTCCCCGTTATACAGAAGCCAGTCTGGTGAAAAAACTGGAAGAGATGGGCATTGGCAGGCCTTCAACCTACGCACCTACAATTTCTACCGTGCAGAAACGTGGCTATGTTTTGAAAGAAGATCGGGCAGGTACTGAGCGTAAATATAAAGAGCTTACTCTGACCAAAAAGGATAACAAAATAGACAATCAAACCCTTACCGAGATTACAGGTACAGAAAAGAAAAAACTTTTCCCTACTGATATAGCGATGGTGGTTAATGACTTTCTTACCGAATATTTTGAAAATATCATTGATTATTCCTTTACCGCCCGGGTAGAAAAAGAATTTGACGAGATAGCCCAGGGTAAGAAAGAGTGGGTACAAATGCTGGATGAATTTTATACGAAGTTTCATTCTAAAGTAGAGAGTTCAGAGCAGATAGACAGGTCACAGGTGAAGAATGATCGTCTGTTAGGTGAAGATCCAAAAACCGGTCTTCCAGTTATTGCACGTTTGGGTAAATTTGGTCCTATGGTACAATTGGGCGAGATGGATGCTGAAGAAAAACCTAAATTTGCCAGCCTGAGAAAAGGACAGTTCATAGAAACCATTACGCTGGAAGAAGCCATGGAACTGTTCAAACTGCCCCGAGAGGTAGGTGAGTATGAGGGTGAAGCAATCGTTGCCAATATCGGACGGTTTGGCCCTTATGTGAGGCACAAAAATTTGTTTGCCTCCCTACCAAGAGAGGAAGATCCATTATCCATAGATATTGACCGGGCTATAGAATTAATTGATGCTAAAAGAAAAGCTGATGCTGAGAAGTACATTAAAGTATTTGATGAAAATGCTGATGTACAAGTCCTCAAAGGGCGCTATGGCCCTTATATAAAGGCTGGTAAGAAGAATGTCAAAATACCAAAAGACAAAGAGCCTTCTGAACTGACGCTTGAGGAATGTCTGGAATTGGCAGAAAAAGCCCCTGAGAAAAAAGGGCGGGCCAAAGGCAAGGCCAAAAAATAA
- a CDS encoding GIN domain-containing protein: MKNIFLKALPLSLLLSFSIVYASISHELTIPIAEPFSQVVISDGIDLIIDHGDEQKMDIRYFNINQEDIITEVKGKKLRIYMRGCKRGCKNDIYTHADVQVRLTYTDLDKLVVMGDNDVQHLSNINSNTFILKSYGDNRISFNEIHTHKFKTSLYGDNELQIEGGEVERLKVKAFGDHKIKLSKLACTTGKVHAFGDNNIDLQIHQQLNLTMFGNASIRCQGNPWVDKKIVLGDLSLEVHN, from the coding sequence ATGAAAAATATATTCTTAAAAGCCCTGCCCCTCTCCTTGTTACTTTCTTTTAGTATTGTGTATGCATCCATAAGCCATGAACTGACCATACCCATTGCTGAACCTTTTTCTCAGGTAGTAATCTCGGATGGTATTGACCTTATAATTGATCATGGAGATGAGCAAAAAATGGACATACGTTATTTTAATATTAACCAAGAGGACATCATAACCGAGGTAAAAGGAAAAAAGCTAAGAATATACATGCGAGGATGTAAAAGAGGTTGTAAAAATGATATCTATACCCATGCCGATGTGCAAGTCAGACTTACCTATACAGACCTTGACAAGCTAGTGGTAATGGGTGACAATGATGTGCAGCATTTAAGTAATATAAACAGCAATACGTTTATATTAAAATCCTATGGTGATAATCGGATCAGCTTTAATGAAATTCATACCCACAAATTCAAAACCTCTTTGTATGGTGATAATGAGCTTCAAATTGAAGGCGGAGAGGTAGAAAGACTGAAAGTGAAAGCTTTTGGCGACCACAAAATCAAACTTAGCAAATTAGCTTGTACTACTGGTAAAGTCCATGCTTTTGGTGACAACAATATTGACTTACAGATTCATCAACAGCTTAATCTGACTATGTTTGGCAATGCTAGCATCCGCTGTCAGGGAAACCCCTGGGTAGACAAAAAGATTGTTTTGGGTGATCTTAGTTTAGAAGTACATAATTAA
- a CDS encoding SixA phosphatase family protein: MVKNLFLVRHAESSEAVAGIKDIERELTAKGYRDAPRLGRYLFELNIHPDAMFSSNAQRARATAELMAEQLKYEIHKIEFSEDLYNASVRTLLRIINEAKDDWHTLIIIAHNPAVSYLAEYLSREAIGNIVPGGVVNLTFEIEGWKEVSEGTGKLLSTIDPENIIF; encoded by the coding sequence ATGGTTAAAAATTTATTTTTGGTGCGTCATGCTGAATCCAGCGAGGCTGTTGCTGGTATCAAAGATATAGAAAGAGAGCTTACTGCCAAAGGTTATCGGGATGCTCCCCGTCTTGGGAGATATCTTTTTGAACTGAATATTCATCCTGATGCTATGTTTAGTAGTAATGCCCAGCGAGCCAGGGCTACTGCAGAACTCATGGCTGAGCAACTAAAATATGAAATTCATAAAATCGAGTTTTCGGAGGATCTATACAACGCCTCGGTACGTACATTGTTGCGTATCATTAACGAAGCCAAGGATGATTGGCATACATTAATTATCATTGCACACAACCCTGCAGTTTCTTATCTGGCAGAATATTTAAGCAGAGAGGCTATTGGAAACATTGTGCCAGGGGGAGTTGTTAATCTTACTTTTGAAATAGAGGGCTGGAAGGAAGTATCTGAAGGAACTGGAAAATTACTTTCCACTATAGATCCGGAAAATATTATTT